The Accipiter gentilis chromosome 7, bAccGen1.1, whole genome shotgun sequence genome includes a region encoding these proteins:
- the PIEZO1 gene encoding piezo-type mechanosensitive ion channel component 1 isoform X2: MERRALCAGLYWLLLPLALLAACLFRFNVLSLVYLLFLLLLPWFPGPTQHSAGGHTSRLLKALLGTSILFLLAHFVFQICLYTLPILDQLLGPSCSTWEVLARHIGVTRLDLSDIPNSVRLVAPDVGILLASSLCLCLCRRLVPKAGPAARGRRPESVDPLERGEEEDVERHGGTADGDTPLSARLRVTAHWLLWAAGKGLAILLLALAGITLPSASSSIYYLLFVGLCTWWACHLPTSRLAFDTLCFLVGIYAGGHLLCLYAYQTPFVQGVFPPPTIWARLFGFKDVVLYRNCSQPNALVLNTGHPWPVYANPGILLLLYYTVATLVKLRRLDARRTAVLAQPLARCPARELVELESWPKDTDGVAEDTKPMLSPSTGKPGSGAENCTVHVMGNSPQLGRRRPAERLPLHALGHVIMKQSYVCALIAMMVWSITYHSWLTFVLLLWACLIWTVRSRHHFAMLCSPFLLLYGIALCSLQYVWGMDLAPELPTRVGFMSLEQLGLVHPKYPCLDLGAKLLLTLTFWLLLRQFVKEKLLTRRCPATPLLEVTVSDTEPSRQRDVLKALGVLVRDFYAKYWICVCAGMFIVVSFAGRLVVYKIVYMFLFLLCLTLFQVYYSLWRKVLKGFWWLVVAYTMLVLIAVYTFQFEDFPMYWRNLTGLTDEQLGDLGLKQFSVSELFSSTLIPGFFLLACILQLHYFHRPFMHITDVEHIPAATMPACHIPRPEELHGSRLLRDAAAAENAVTSDSDTASQAPTKWGLVLERLIVLGWTFSDTLTRAQVFVGRLLELHILKLVALYTVWVALQEVSLMNFLLVLLWAFAMPYCRFRHMASCLSTVWTCIIIVCKMLYQLKIVDPSEYSSNCTQPQLNGTNLNPEELGNSTLYRGPVDPANWFGIRKGYPNLGYIQNHLLVLLLLVFEAVVYRRQEYYRKQHQLVAPVTETIFEDISREHLDHGLGSCAKYFLNYFYYKFGLEICFLMTVNVIGQRMNFMVILHGCWLVVILTRRRRAAIARLWPKYCLFLVVFLLYQYLLCVGMPPALCVDYPWRWTRALPFNSALIKWLYLPDFFVAPKSTNLINDFALLLCAAQQWRVFEAERTEEWLRAAGENTDRLDLARDPHNPTPNFIHCRSYLDMVKVVVFRYLFWFVLVVVFITGATRISLFGLGYLLACFYLLLFGTAMLRKPARARLVLWDCLILYNITVIISKNMLSLLSCVFVQQMQSNFCWVIQLFSLVCTVKGYYDPKEMGKDQDCSLPVEEAGIIWDSICFFFLLLQRRVFLSYYYLHVMLDLQASALQASRGVALFKASTLKSMHSHRQAEKKSLAQLKRQMERIRAKQEKYHQERLPRGTGEGQDEARPAPSSPADPSRQRERWWRPWLDHAAVLHSGEYFLFESDSEEEEEAAVPEEPQPGRQSAFQLAYQAWVTNTRTALRQQEQPEAAGAEVAAGDSGVREEELEAPEEAEGQEEEEEEGSAERGNVVQRVLNTLRFLWVLCRAMVDGLTQWLDTCTREHADMSTVLCLERYVLTRRLATGEDMHRGVLDELYLLPPEEPPAEELNPRGAGGADPQNGVASSGHQGATPGPVGCPLPTGSQEQVTILESQEDVAGSQELLALPQNRSRTASELLLSRRLYFPELEESERFYRSHNRFLKLLLAGYRCVAAHSELLCYFIIILNNMVTASVISLFLPILVFLWAMLSIPRPSKRFWMTAIIFTEVMVVVKYLFQFGFFPWNGYTMLVRNEGKPFFPPRILGLEKTDRYIKYDLIQLLALFFHRSLLLSYGLWDHEEDSFPKKKAEAEQVEDEEEEERREEAASPTGEEGTEVSAEQGTPGAATGPEPEGDAVGQEKGAGAMQLRFRRKRRWGKKQPEAAPEEGDGEEEEEEEEEEEAKQSHAQKKLKAFGLQVKLFFLTMAQNMYRPVRGFFWDILHTQHRAATDVYAFMFLADVVDFIIIIFGFWAFGKHSAAADITSSLSDDQVPEAFLVMLLIQFTTMVIDRALYLRKTVLGKLIFQVILVFSIHLWMFFILPAVTERLFSLNTVAQLWYFVKCIYFSLSAYQIRCGYPTRILGNFLTKKYNHLNLFLFQGFRLVPFLVELRAVMDWVWTDTTLSLSNWMCVEDIYANIFIIKCSRETEKKYPQPKGQKKKKIVKYGMGGLIILFLVAIIWFPLLFMSLVRSVVGVVNHPIDVTVTLKLGGYEPLFTMSAQQQSIQPFTPQDYEALTNQFERQPVAMQFITLYGYEDIVRARIEGSSGSLWSISPPSREQMRRELQNGSSDITLRLTWTFQRDLGKGGTVEHTFDKHTTDLQPGAPQRMELAQLLQGTRDAPVQVPKLFPKYIRAPNGPEANPVKQLLPDGEDSYLDVEVQLKRERAGAGRGGDSFLEWWVVRLKEATPSDGNILPMIIFNDKVSPPSLGFLAGYGIMGLYVSIVLVIGKFVRGFFSEISHSIMFEELPCVDRILKLCQDIFLVRETGELELEEELYAKLIFLYRSPETMIKWTREKE; the protein is encoded by the exons cctgccTTTTCCGATTCAACGTCCTCTCCTTGGTGtacctgcttttcctgctgctcctgccctggttCCCGGGGCCCACCCAGCACTCCGCCGGAG GTCACACCAGCCGCCTCCTCAAAGCTCTTCTGGGGACcagcatcctcttcctcctcgcccacttcgttttccaaatatgcctaTACACGCTGCCCATCCTGGACCAGCTGCTGGGGCCCAGCT GCAGCACCTGGGAGGTCCTCGCCCGGCACATCGGGGTCACCAG GCTGGACTTGAGCGACATCCCCAATTCGGTGCGTCTCGTGGCACCCGACGTTGGCATCCTGCTGGCCTCGTCcctctgcctgtgcctgtgccGCCGTCTCGTCCCCAAGGCCGGTCCTGCCGCCCGCGGCCGGAGGCCGGAGTCCGTGGACCCCCTTGAGCGG ggggaagaggaggacgTGGAGCGGCACGGCGGCACGGCCGATGGGGACACGCCGCTGAGCGCCAGGCTGCGGGTGACGGCTCACTGGTTGCTCTGGGCGGCTGGGAAGGGTCTGGCCATCCTACtgctggccttggccg GGATCACCCTGCCCTCCGCCTCCTCCAGCATCTACTACCTGCTCTTTGTGGGGCTGTGTACGTGGTGGGCTTGCCACCTTCCCACCAGCCGCCTGGCCTTCGACACCCTCTGCTTCCTCGTCGGCATCTACGCCGGCGGCCACCTCCTCTGCCTCTATGCCTACCAGACGCCCTTTGTCCAGGGGGTCTTCCCGCCCCCCACGATCTGGGCACG GCTGTTCGGCTTCAAGGATGTCGTCCTGTACCGCAACTGCTCCCAGCCCAACGCCCTGGTGCTCAACACCGGCCACCCCTGGCCCGTCTACGCCAACCCCGGCATCCTGCTCCTGCTCTACTACACTGTGGCCACCCTGGTGAAGCTGCGCCGGCTGGATGCCAGG AGAACCGCGGTGCTGGCACAGCCGCTGGCAAGGTGCCCGGcgagggagctggtggagctgGAGAGCTGGCCCAAGGACACCGACGGCGTGGCTGAGGACACCaag cccatgctATCCCCCAGCACCGGGAAGCCAGGCAGCGGTGCCGAAAACTGCACCGTCCACGTCATGGGCAACTCACCGCAGCTGG GCAGGAGGCGTCCGGCGGAGCGGCTGCCCCTGCACGCCCTGGGCCACGTCATCATGAAACAGAGCTACGTCTGTGCCCTCATCGCCATGATG gtgtGGAGCATCACCTACCACAGCTGGCTGACCTTCGTGctgctgctctgggcatgcctcaTCTGGACGGTGCGGAGCCGGCATCACTTTGCCATGCTCTGCTcgcctttcctcctcctctacgGCATCGCTCTCTGCAGCCTGCAGTACGTCTGGGGTATGGATCTGGCCCCCGAGCTGCCCACCCGCGTCGGCTTCATGAGCCTCGAACAGTTGGGGCTGGTGCACCCCAAATATCCCTGCTTGGACCTGGGGGCCAAG CTCCTGCTCACCCTCaccttctggctgctgctgcggcaGTTCGTTAAGGAGAAGCTGCTAACGAGGAGGTGCCCGGCCACCCCGCTCCTGGAGGTGACCGTCTCGGACACGG AGCCCAGCCGGCAGCGGGACGTGCTGAAGGCGCTGGGGGTCCTGGTGCGGGATTTCTATGCCAAATACTGGATCTGCGTCTGTGCCGGCATGTTCATCGTGGTGAGCTTCGCCGGGCGCCTTGTCGTCTACAAGATCGTCTAcatgttccttttcctcctttgcctcACCCTCTTCCAG GTGTACTACAGCCTGTGGCGCAAGGTGCTGAAGGGCTTCTGGTGGCTGGTGGTGGCGTACACCATGCTGGTGCTCATCGCCGTCTACACCTTCCAGTTTGAAGATTTCCCCATGTACTGGAGGAACCTGACGGGCCTCACCGACGAGCA gCTAGGCGACCTGGGTCTGAAGCAGTTCAGCGTCTCCGAGCTCTTCTCCAGCACCCTCATCCCGGGCTTCTTCCTCCTGGCCTGCATCCTCCAGCTCCATTACTTCCACCGCCCCTTCATGCACATCACCGACGTGGAGCACATCCCTGCTGCCACCATGCCAGCCTGCCACATCCCCAG GCCTGAGGAGCTGCACGGGAGCCGGCTGCTGCGGGATGCGGCTGCTGCCGAGAATGCCGTGACGAGTGACTCCGACACCGCGTCACAGG CGCCCACCAAATGGGGACTGGTACTGGAGCGCCTGATCGTGCTGGGCTGGACCTTCTCGGACACGTTGACCCGCGCACAGGTCTTTGTGGGGCGCCTGTTGGAGCTCCACATCCTCAAGCTGGTGGCTCTCTACACCGTCTGGGTGGCCCTGCAGGAG GTATCGCTGATGAATTTcttgctggtgctgctgtgggCCTTCGCCATGCCCTACTGCCGTTTCCGCCACATGGCCTCCTGCCTCTCCACTGTCTGGACCTGCATCATCATCGTCTGCAAGATGCTCTACCAGCTCAAGATCGTCGACCCCAGCGAGTACTCCAGCAACTGCACCCAG CCCCAGCTCAACGGCACCAACCTGAACCCAGAGGAGCTGGGTAACTCCACGCTGTACCGCGGCCCCGTGGACCCTGCCAACTGGTTCGGCATCCGCAAGGGTTACCCCAACCTGGGCTACATCCAG AACCAcctcctggtgctgctgctgctggtgttcGAGGCGGTGGTGTACCGGCGCCAGGAGTATTACCGCAAGCAGCACCAGCTAGTGGCCCCCGTCACCGAGACCATCTTTGAGGACATCTCCCGCGAGCATCTCGACCACGGCCTCGGCAGCTGTGCCAAATACTTCCTCAACTACTTCTACTACAAGTTTGGCTTGGAG ATCTGCTTCCTGATGACGGTGAATGTGATCGGGCAACGGATGAACTTCATGGTTATCCTGCACGGTTGCTGGCTGGTCGTCATCCTGACGCGGCGCCGGCGGGCGGCCATCGCCCGCCTCTGGCCCAAGTACTGCCTCTTCCTCGTCGTCTTCCTCCTCTACCAGTACTTGCTGTGCGTGGGCATGCCGCCCGCCCTCTGCGTGG ACTATCCGTGGCGCTGGACCCGAGCCCTCCCCTTCAACTCGGCGCTCATCAAGTGGCTCTACCTGCCTGACTTCTTCGTGGCCCCCAAATCCACCAACCTCATCA ATGACTTCGCGCTGCTGCTGTGTGCGGCCCAGCAGTGGCGGGTCTTCGAGGCCGAGCGCACCGAGGAATGGCTGCGGGCGGCCGGCGAGAACACTGACCGGCTCGACCTGGCGCGGGACCCCCACAACCCCACGCCCAACTTCATCCACTGCCG GTCATACCTGGACATGGTGAAGGTGGTGGTCTTCCGCTACCTCTTCTGGTTCGTCCTGGTGGTGGTCTTCATCACCGGAGCCACCCGCATCAGCCTATTCGGCCTCGGCTACCTGCTGGCCTGCTTCTACCTCCTCCTCTTCGGCACTGCCATGCTGCGCAAGCCGGCCCGGGCTCGCCTTGTGCTCTGGGACTGCCTCATCCTCTACAACATCACCGTCATCATCTCCAAAAACATGCTGTCG CTCCTCTCCTGCGTCTTCGTGCAGCAGATGCAGAGCAACTTCTGCTGGGTGATCCAGCTCTTCAGCCTGGTCTGCACTGTCAAGGGCTACTACGACC CCAAGGAGATGGGGAAGGACCAGGACTGCTCGCTGCCCGTGGAGGAGGCGGGCATCATCTGGGACAGCAtctgcttcttcttcctcctgctccagcgCCGCGTCTTCCTCAGCTACTACTACTTGCACGTCATGCTGGACCTCCAGGCCTCTGCGCTGCAGGCTTCCAG GGGTGTCGCGCTGTTCAAGGCCAGCACCCTGAAGAGCATGCACTCCCACCGGCAAGCCGAGAAGAAGTCGCTGGCTCAGCTGAAGCGGCA GATGGAGCGGATCCGAGCCAAGCAGGAGAAGTACCACCAGGAGCGGCTGCCCCGTGGCACCGGTGAGGGGCAGGATGAGGCCAGGCCAG CGCCCAGCAGCCCGGCGGACCCTTCCCGGCAGAGGGAGCGGTGGTGGCGGCCATGGTTAGACCACGCCGCAG TGCTGCATTCGGGGGAATACTTCCTCTTTGAGTCGgacagcgaggaggaggaggaggcagcggtGCCAGAGGAGccgcagccaggcaggcagagcgCTTTCCAG CTCGCCTACCAGGCCTGGGTGACCAACACTAGGACAGCACtgcggcagcaggagcagccggAGGCAGCCGGTGCTGAGGTGGCTGCAG GGGACAGCGGAGTGAgggaggaggagttggaagcaCCTGAAGAGGCTGAAggccaggaggaagaggaggaggaaggctccg cagagcGGGGCAACGTGGTGCAGCGAGTGCTGAACACCCTGCGGTTCCTGTGGGTGCTGTGCCGGGCCATGGTGGACGGGTTGACCCAGTGGCTGGACACCTGCACTCGGGAGCACGCCGACATGTCCACCGTCCTGTGCCTCGAAAGATACGTCCTCACGCGCCGGCTGGCCACG GGAGAGGACATGCACCGCGGGGTCCTGGACGAGCTCTACCTGCTGCCGCCGGAGGAGCCCCCAGCTGAGGAGCTAAACCCACGGGGGGCCGGGGGTGCGGACCCCCAAAACGGCGTCGCTTCCAG CGGGCACCAAGGAGCCACCCCCGGCCCGGTGGGATGCCCGCTGCCCACCGGCAGCCAGGAGCAGGTGACAATTTTGGAGAGCCAGGAGGACGTGGCTGGGTCTCAGGAGCTCCTGGCCTTGCCCCAGAACCGGAGCCGGACAGCCAGCGAGCTCCTCCTGAGCAG GCGGCTGTACTTCCCTGAGCTGGAAGAGTCGGAGCGGTTTTATCGGTCCCACAACCGGTTCCTGAAGCTGCTGCTAGCTGGGTACCGCTGCGTGGCTGCCCACTCCGAGCTGCTCTGCTACTTCATCATCATCCTCAACAACATGGTGACTGCCTCCGTCATCTCCCTCTTCCTGCCCATCCTTGTCTTCCTCTGGGCCATGCTCTCCATCCCCCGGCCCAGCAAGCGCTTCTGGATGACCGCCATCATCTTCACCGAG gtgatggtggtggtgaaatACCTCTTCCAGTTTGGGTTCTTCCCCTGGAACGGCTACACCATGCTGGTGCGCAATGAGGGCAAGCCCTTCTTCCCACCCCGCATCCTGGGCTTGGAGAAGACTGACCGCTACATCAAGTATGACCTCATCCAGCTCCTGGCCCTCTTCTTCCATCGCTCCCTGCTGCTG TCCTACGGGCTGTGGGACCACGAGGAGGACTCCTTCCCCAAGAAgaaggcagaggcagagcaggtggaggatgaggaagaagaggagaggcGGGAGGAAGCAGCGTCCCCCACGGGTGAGGAAGGGACAGAGGTATCGGCAGAGCAGGGGACACCGGGCGCAGCCACAGGGCCGGAGCCGGAGGGTGATGCCGTGGGGCAGGAAAAGGGGGCCGGGGCGATGCAGCTCCGCTTCAGGAGGAAGAGGCGATGGGGGAAGAAGCAACCGGAGGCGGCTCCGGAGGAAG gggatggggaggaggaggaggaggaggaggaagaggaagaggcaaaACAGAGCCACGCTCAGAAGAAACTGAAGGCGTTTGGGCTGCAGGTCAAGCTCTTCTTCCTCACCAT GGCACAGAACATGTACCGGCCAGTGCGCGGGTTCTTCTGGGACATCCTGCACACCCAGCACCGGGCAGCCACCGACGTCTACGCCTTCATGTTCCTGGCCGATGTGGTCgacttcatcatcatcatcttcggCTTCTGGGCTTTCGGG AAACACTCAGCGGCTGCCGACATCACCTCCTCACTGTCAGATGACCAAGTGCCAGAGGCCTTCTTGGTCATGCTGCTCATCCAGTTCACCACCATGGTCATCGACCGCGCACTCTACCTCCGCAAGACCGTGCTGGGCAAGCTCATCTTCCAGGTCATCTTGGTCTTCAGCATCCACCTCTGGATGTTCTTCATCCTGCCGGCTGTCACCGAAAG GTTGTTCAGCCTCAACACAGTGGCCCAGCTGTGGTACTTCGTGAAGTGCATCTACTTCTCACTGTCCGCCTACCAGATCCGCTGCGGCTACCCTACCCGCATCCTGGGCAACTTCCTCACCAAGAAATACAACCACCTCAACCTCTTCCTCTTCCAGGG GTTTCGCCTCGTGCCCTTCCTGGTGGAGCTGCGGGCCGTCATGGACTGGGTCTGGACGGACACCACGCTGTCTCTCTCCAACTGGATGTGCGTGGAGGACATCTACGCCAACATCTTCATCATCAAGTGCAGCCGCGAGACGGAGAAG AAATACCCCCAGCCCAAGgggcagaagaagaagaagattgTGAAGTATGGCATGGGGGGCCTCATCATCCTCTTCCTCGTGGCCATCATCTGGTTCCCACTGCTCTTTATGTCGCTGGTGCGCTCCGTGGTGGGCGTTGTGAACCACCCCATCGACGTCACCGTCACCCTCAAGCTGGGGGGGTATGAG ccACTGTTCACCATGAGCGCCCAGCAGCAATCCATCCAGCCCTTCACCCCCCAGGACTACGAAGCCCTCACCAACCAATTTGAGAGGCAGCCG GTGGCCATGCAGTTCATCACGCTGTACGGCTACGAGGACATCGTGAGAGCTCGCATCGAGGGCAGCTCGGGCTCGCTCTGGAGCATCAGCCCCCCCAGCCGGGAACAGATGCGACGAGAGCTGCAGAACGGCTCCTCCGACATCACCCTCCGCCTCACCTGGACCTTCCAGAG GGACCTGGGCAAAGGGGGGACGGTGGAGCACACCTTCGACAAGCACACCACCGACCTGCAGCCCGGCGCGCCCCAGCGCATGGAGctggcccagctgctgcagggcaccCGTGATGCCCCCGT GCAAGTGCCCAAACTCTTCCCCAAATACATCCGGGCGCCCAACGGTCCCGAAGCCAACCCCGTCAAGCAGCTGCTGCCAG ATGGGGAGGACAGCTACCTGGACGTGGAGGTGCAGCTGAAACGGGAGCGTGCGGGCGCTGGCCGAGGGGGTGACAGCTTCTTGGAGTGGTGGGTGGTACGGCTGAAGGAGGCCACCCCCAGCGACGGCAACATCCTCCCTATGATCATCTTCAACGATAAAGTcagcccccccagcctgggcttcTTGGCTGGCTACGG GATCATGGGGCTGTACGTCTCCATTGTGCTGGTGATCGGGAAGTTCGTGCGGGGTTTCTTCAGTGAGATCTCGCACTCCATCATGTTCGAGGAGCTGCCCTGCGTGGACCGCATCCTGAAGCTGTGCCAGGACATCTTCCTGGTGCGGGAAACGGGcgagctggagctggaggaagagctCTATGCCAAGCTCATCTTCCTCTACCGCTCCCCCGAGACCATGATCAAGTGGACGCGGGAGAAGGAGTAA